From Nymphaea colorata isolate Beijing-Zhang1983 chromosome 6, ASM883128v2, whole genome shotgun sequence, a single genomic window includes:
- the LOC116255870 gene encoding floral homeotic protein AGAMOUS-like, whose product MDTPTNDGSQAARPKRAGRTKLEMKRIEKLENRQVCFSKRRSGIFKKAGELSILCGAQILVIVFSMTNKAFVFATPSVESVIKRFSDPKSHVPPGRDGGEDVVQQALLREHNELVEQMGSEKKRRAALMNRRRRLLESGRNGDLWFADVKNLAFEQLQEFMAQLQQMKATLANREADLTSRMAVMPLPLAATPQPSASTAGPSASANPFPSPSFGSMQVPPAAMHEPSASTAGPSAPPIPFPFPSFNSLQVPSAAMHQPSAYTAGSSAPGIPFPSPLLDSMQVRPATTLQPFASTAGPSAEGVPFPSPSLHSMQVLPAAMHQLFVAGGAAGVSTLPFLFPTSSSSFMGSNGNNPGYGDLVYMKGYSGRRSRH is encoded by the coding sequence ATGGATACGCCTACCAATGATGGCAGCCAGGCCGCCAGACCCAAGAGGGCAGGACGTACGAAGCTGGAGATGAAGAGAATAGAGAAGCTGGAGAACAGACAAGTTTGCTTTTCGAAGCGGAGGAGCGGCATATTCAAAAAAGCCGGCGAGCTGAGCATCCTTTGTGGTGCGCAGATCCTCGTCATCGTCTTCTCCATGACCAATAAGGCCTTCGTCTTCGCCACTCCCTCCGTGGAATCTGTCATCAAGCGATTCTCCGATCCTAAATCTCACGTGCCTCCAGGCAGGGACGGTGGCGAGGATGTGGTCCAACAGGCCCTCTTACGCGAGCACAATGAGCTTGTCGAGCAGATGGGAAGCGAGAAGAAGCGTCGTGCCGCGTTGATGAACCGGCGGCGGAGGTTGCTGGAGAGCGGCCGGAATGGGGACTTGTGGTTCGCCGACGTGAAGAACCTTGCGTTTGAGCAGCTGCAGGAGTTCATGGCCCAACTGCAGCAGATGAAGGCGACGCTGGCGAACCGCGAAGCCGATCTCACGTCGAGGATGGCCGTCATGCCGCTACCCTTGGCAGCGACGCCCCAGCCTTCTGCTTCTACTGCCGGCCCATCGGCGTCGGCgaatccttttccttctccttcttttggctCAATGCAGGTCCCCCCGGCCGCCATGCACGAGCCTTCCGCTTCTACTGCCGGTCCGTCGGCGCCGCCAATTCCTTTCCCGTTTCCTTCTTTCAACTCATTGCAGGTCCCCTCGGCCGCCATGCACCAGCCTTCTGCTTATACTGCCGGTTCGTCGGCGCCGGggattccttttccttctcctttgcTGGACTCAATGCAGGTCCGTCCAGCCACTACGCTCCAGCCTTTTGCTTCTACTGCCGGCCCGTCGGCGGAGGGggttccatttccttctccttccttgcACTCCATGCAGGTCCTTCCCGCTGCCATGCACCAACTTTTCGTTGCTGGCGGTGCTGCAGGCGTTTCCACTTTGCCGTTTTTGTTTCCTACCTCCTCCTCGTCGTTTATGGGTAGCAACGGCAATAACCCCGGCTACGGTGACCTTGTCTACATGAAAGGCTACAGCGGCCGGCGGAGCCGCCATTGA
- the LOC116256303 gene encoding cation/H(+) antiporter 15-like: MEPGSPLETTCFGNVTVISSGLWLGDNPLKSTFPLLCLQLLVVTLCNRALHCLFKPVKLAKVSTDILTSLLLGPTALGRWAPAMTLELFPESSKVVLSTLGQLGMLYWFFLMGVQLNVGSQLKRIEKKAMVVAVAGIVSPFLVGHLSLSAANTLVPESMRTDIHALYVGMYYAVPALSVLANTVIQHKILETPFGRLALSSATCAQLLLSIVFQIVISARRTPGYPSAPLWRITFSCIYIALVFGLSRFALARIRNSTSESSISFILITVAFAAAVTEVNGVHTTTGALIFGLAMPNGLLAAAFIKKLEDVVALIVPLMFTMTGQRMDLAEMFTGPQGWTLLGVLLVTFLGKSIAVGLVASLFNYTFVDGYLTGVLLTSKGLVDTVMLGLSARAKASRLGAQSFMILLFGIIVNNLVISLLIKLLHRSAASTANTSCRTVQHVRSDTPFRILACFHGHQMVTTVVSLLKATQATPKSPIKLSALHLIHASTRCTTLFVDANNSLNSDEDDHNDPIRIAFKSQQSTRNIIVEHFTRLSSYSTMDQDITKLAAETDSAFIIVPWQQHGSDTAESSGKHFRSVALKILTSTPCSVGILVSRGLVRTCTDAFRHVAVLFFGGPDDREALAFAARMGKQEGTTVNVVRVLPSSQLLKSDRMAEQWMPIPGMYVDGDDREKVVDDYCIGHFQMEMAGKKSVSYIEKFVSCGPETVALIQSMSQDHELFIVGRCQPTINLGIISGMEEWHEFPELGLMGDLLVSPDFPVVSVLVVQQHVWRKYGSDTSVRSLGRGKQSNAMGAWDSSHGNLHRRQVAGQKDPGWQWNLHLGF; encoded by the exons ATGGAGCCGGGATCCCCATTAGAGACCACGTGCTTTGGCAACGTAACGGTGATCAGTAGTGGGCTGTGGTTGGGGGACAATCCCCTCAAATCCACCTTCCCTCTCCTCTGCTTGCAATTGTTGGTTGTGACTCTCTGCAATCGCGCTCTGCATTGCCTCTTCAAGCCTGTGAAGCTGGCCAAAGTTTCTACAGACATCTTG ACAAGTCTGCTGCTGGGTCCTACAGCTCTCGGCCGATGGGCGCCGGCCATGACGCTCGAGCTCTTCCCGGAGAGCAGCAAGGTGGTACTTTCGACGCTGGGTCAGCTGGGCATGTTGTACTGGTTCTTCCTCATGGGTGTACAGCTAAACGTGGGCTCCCAACTAAAGCGGATTGAGAAGAAGGCcatggtggtggcggtggcgggCATCGTCTCCCCCTTCCTTGTCGGCCATCTCAGCCTTTCCGCCGCCAACACGCTTGTCCCCGAGAGCATGAGGACGGATATCCACGCCCTCTACGTCGGAATGTACTACGCCGTGCCGGCACTCAGCGTGTTGGCCAACACCGTCATCCAGCACAAGATCCTCGAGACGCCCTTCGGCAGGCTCGCCCTCTCCTCCGCCACCTGCGCTCAGTTGTTGCTCAGCATCGTCTTCCAAATAGTCATTTCAGCAAGGCGGACACCCGGGTACCCATCGGCACCCCTTTGGAGAATCACCTTTA GTTGTATTTACATAGCTCTGGTTTTTGGTTTGTCACGGTTTGCGCTTGCTCGAATCAGAAACTCTACGAGCGAATCCAGCATTTCCTTCATTCTGATCACGGTGGCATTCGCTGCCGCCGTCACGGAGGTCAATGGCGTGCACACAACAACAGGTGCTTTGATCTTTGGCCTGGCCATGCCGAATGGCCTGCTTGCAGCGGCATTCATCAAGAAGCTGGAAGACGTAGTCGCGCTAATTGTGCCTCTGATGTTTACCATGACTGGGCAGCGGATGGACTTGGCAGAGATGTTCACCGGCCCGCAAGGTTGGACCCTGCTGGGCGTCCTCTTGGTGACTTTTTTGGGGAAGTCCATTGCTGTTGGCCTAGTAGCTAGCTTGTTCAACTACACATTTGTTGATGGCTACTTGACCGGCGTCCTCCTGACCTCCAAGGGCCTGGTTGATACTGTAATGCTGGGATTGTCTGCCAGAGCCAAG GCAAGCAGGTTAGGTGCGCAAAGCTTTATGATTCTACTCTTCGGCATCATCGTAAACAACTTGGTGATCAGCCTGTTGATCAAGCTACTGCACAGGAGTGCTGCATCAACAGCAAATACCAGCTGCCGCACAGTTCAGCACGTGAGATCGGACACCCCATTCCGGATCCTTGCTTGcttccatggccatcaaatggTGACCACCGTCGTCAGCCTCCTCAAGGCCACTCAAGCCACCCCAAAATCCCCCATCAAGCTCTCCGCCCTGCACCTCATCCACGCCAGCACCCGTTGCACCACCCTTTTCGTTGATGCTAACAATTCACTCAACAGCGACGAAGATGATCACAATGATCCAATCCGCATCGCCTTCAAGAGCCAGCAGTCGACGCGGAACATAATCGTTGAGCATTTCACGAGGTTGTCGTCTTACTCCACAATGGACCAGGACATTACCAAGCTTGCTGCCGAAACAGACTCCGCCTTCATCATCGTTCCTTGGCAACAACATGGCTCTGATACTGCAGAATCCAGCGGGAAGCACTTCAGGAGCGTCGCCTTGAAAATTCTCACAAGCACACCGTGTTCAGTGGGAATCCTTGTCAGCCGAGGCCTGGTGCGGACCTGCACCGACGCGTTCAGGCACGTTGCCGTCCTGTTCTTCGGCGGCCCCGATGACCGGGAGGCGCTGGCTTTTGCAGCGAGGATGGGGAAGCAAGAGGGCACCACCGTCAACGTCGTGCGTGTCCTGCCTTCTTCCCAATTGCTGAAATCAGACAGGATGGCGGAACAATGGATGCCCATTCCCGGCATGTATGTCGATGGTGATGACAGAGAGAAGGTGGTCGATGACTACTGCATTGGCCATTTCCAGATGGAGATGGCCGGTAAGAAGTCTGTGTCATACATAGAGAAATTCGTCTCCTGTGGGCCGGAAACAGTGGCGCTTATACAGTCCATGAGCCAAGATCATGAGCTCTTCATAGTGGGGAGGTGCCAGCCGACGATCAATCTGGGGATCATCTCAGGGATGGAGGAATGGCATGAGTTCCCGGAGCTGGGTTTGATGGGGGACTTATTGGTTTCCCCGGATTTTCCCGTAGTATCGGTGTTGGTCGTGCAACAGCACGTATGGCGGAAGTATGGGAGTGACACCTCCGTCCGGTCACTGGGAAGAGGAAAGCAATCTAACGCCATGGGAGCGTGGGATTCTTCTCATGGTAACTTGCATCGCAGGCAGGTCGCAGGTCAGAAGGACCCTGGTTGGCAGTGGAACCTGCATCTTGGTTTTTGA